In Equus przewalskii isolate Varuska chromosome 6, EquPr2, whole genome shotgun sequence, one DNA window encodes the following:
- the LOC103551590 gene encoding olfactory receptor 8B12-like gives MAAKNSSVTEFILLGLTDKPGLQIPLFFLFLGFYMVMVVGNLGLIMLIGLNSSLHTPMYFFLFNLSLIDFCYSTTIIPQMLKSFASKQNIILHAECMTQLFFLCFFAVSESFILSAMAYDRYVAICKPLVYTVTMSPEVCLRLVLGVYVMGFSGALAHTENVASLTFCANNLVNHFMCDVFPLLEVSCNSTYINELVVFIFVTIVIGMSIVTIFISYGLILCSILHIHSTEGRSKAFSTCSSHIIVVCLFFGSGAFMYLKPPSILPLDQGKVSSLFYTIVVPMLNPLIYSLRNKDVKAALRKSLGRKIFSREISSI, from the coding sequence ATGGCAGCCAAGAACTCTTCAGTGACAGAGTTTATTCTACTAGGCTTAACAGACAAGCCAGGACTTCAGAtacctctcttcttcctgtttctaggTTTCTATATGGTCATGGTGGTGGGGAACTTGGGCCTCATAATGCTGATTGGGTTGAACTCTAGCCTGcacactcccatgtactttttcctcttcaACCTCTCCTTAATAGATTTCTGTTACTCCACCACCATCATCCCACAAATGCTGAAGAGTTTTGCCTCAAAGCAGAACATTATCTTGCATGCAGAGTGTATGACTCAACTCTTTTTCTTATGCTTCTTTGCCGTCTCTGAGTCCTTCATCCTGTCAGcaatggcctatgaccgctatgttgcCATCTGTAAACCATTGGTGTACACGGTCACCATGTCTCCTGAGGTCTGTTTACGCCTCGTGTTGGGTGTGTATGTGATGGGGTTTTCAGGGGCATTGGCCCATACTGAAAATGTAGCAAGTCTGACCTTCTGTGCCAACAACCTTGTCAATCACTTCATGTGTGATGTCTTTCCTCTCCTTGAGGTCTCCTGCAACAGCACTTACATCAACGAGCTGGTGGTCTTCATATTTGTGACCATTGTCATTGGAATGTCCATCGTCACTATCTTCATCTCTTATGGTCTAATCCTCTGCAGCATTCTCCACATTCACTCCACTGAGGGTAGGTCTAAAGCCTTCAGTACATGCAGCTCCCACATAATTGTGGTCTGTCTTTTCTTTGGTTCTGGGGCTTTCATGTATCTCAAACCACCTTCCATTTTGCCCCTTGACCAAGGGAAAGTGTCCTCCCTGTTCTATACCATTGTGGTGCCCATGTTAAACCCATTGATCTACAGTTTGAGGAACAAGGATGTCAAAGCTGCACTGAGGAAATccttgggaagaaaaatattttctcgaGAAATAAGTAGTATTTGA